The genome window CTTCCTCAGATGCTCATCATAAGAAGCATGGCAATCAGGATTTCTCTCTGTATCTGATGGCGAAGACATGGCATTAGCTGACTTCAATTTTAGTTTCTGGGCATGCCTTTCTTCCTTTCTGCGCTGTCTCTCCTCCCGCCGCCTACGCTTCTCTTCTTTCTTCCAtctcctctcctctttcctccTCCTTTTAGCCTCCTTCCTACCCTCAACATCAGAGTCATAACTATCATCTGACGATGACTCGTATTTGCCAGACCTCTTATGCTTTCTTTTTTCCTTAACTTTAGCTCTACGCTTTTCACTTTCCTCAGAACCAGAACCATCATCACCACTTTGATCATTCTGCTCAGCTTTCCTTGATGAAGTGAGGGGAGTTTCTGACTCAAGTAGCTCTTTGCCCTTGATATAGTTTGCATGAGACAGGTTTTCCTTCTCTGCTTTGAAGCTCTCCCCGGCATATGATTCCCTTTCCCTCTTAACTGAATGAGAGTGTCTATGGATTGATGGTGACTTTTGTTGATCCAGCTCCTTTGTTTGCTCCATCATTGCGGAAAATTTTTCACTGGCATGTAAATATACACAAGCATTATCAAGCATACAGACTGAGCATCTTTTACTCCACAAATAAAACATGCAGGAAATATTCATTTAAAGCTGCCAAAATGTAGAAAAGCAGTTGTAAACAAACCTCTTCATCACTTCATTTCGCTTTCTTGACTCCAAGCGATCTGAATGGCTATGAAATTCAGAAAATTCTTCCTCATCCCGCCCCTTTCCAAGATCTTTATTTGGATCAGGTGTTGTAGGAATTTGTCTTGAAGACCTAGGTTTATGCTCAAAGGCCTCCCTGAACCACAGCAATCCAGCAAAAATCAGGAAAACATAATATATTACTTTAAAATATCCATGGACAAAATTACTTCTCCGATTCTAAATGACGCATTATCCATTACTAACCTTGAATGGTTCATTTCTTTCTCATCTGCAATTTTCTCAGAAATGTTAGAACTAACTCTGTGCTCTCTCAATTTCCTGGGATTTGGGCTGTCAGTGTCAATTGTCTTTCTCTCCCTCTGGTTCAAAGTACTCCTTGGCCTATAATAATCAAAATACAACATTAAGATTCAAAGATAAAATTCATGAAGCACTAGCAGTGTTAACAATATTATTAAAGAAAGCATATACCCTCTATTTTCACTAGGACTCCTTTCCCTTTTTGTTGGTAGAGATTCTGAGGCCGATCTGGAGCGTGGAGATTCTGAAACAGATGGTGACCGCCGTCGCCGAGGAGGCAAAAGCGACTCTTTTTTTCGTGAATCCTTAAGGTCATATATGTCCCTCTGTGGTGACCTAGAAGAAATAGGACGTCTACGTTCCAATGATCTGGATCCTTTATGCGCCTCAGTTTTTACTGGAGGGGCATGTCGAATAGGGGAGTATTTTTCACGGCTCCTACAATGTGTATCAAGCATAGCAAGACATAAAAATTCCATGCACCTAAAATTTGTGCAGTCTATCTATGAAGCAAAGCAATCCAGTATTTTCATTGATCAGAGACAACACAAGACAAGCATAGGTATACAAGGCAGCTAATAACTCTGGGCTCGCGAGTTACAACAACAATCGTCAGTAACAAGTCTTagaaaacaagagagttgatatGTATCACTACCTTATCCTTCCCCGAGGAGATTGAACTGGTGAACTTTCATTCTTCAATATTCTCTTTCTGATTGGTGAAGGAAACTTGTGGTAAATGGGtgagggagaaagtgatccttGAGGTGAAATAGACCTTCTGGCAGGGGTTAAGGATCTTTTCCTGCCAGATATGAAGGATTTTCGTTGAGCTGGAGATAGAGAACTTCGAGGACTCAATGGAGATCGGTGGTAACCCCGACCCACCGGAGAAGGGGACCTACGTTTTGTGGGATTCGGTGTTCTGCGCCGAAGTGGTGATCGACATCTAATAGATGACCTTGATCTATATCGCACTGGTGAGCGTCTACTTGGAGACCGTGACCTACGCCACATAGGGGATCGTGATCTACGCCTAATCGGAGATCTCGATCTACGTTGAATGGGAGACCTCGATCTACATCGAATGGGAGACCTCCTACGTCGGAATGGAGAACGTCTTCGATACCGCGCAACAGAAGGTGACCCTTGACGTACTCGGGAGGTTGATCTTTGCCTGTGTCTTGGTGGAGAGAGAGATTGTTGAGGTGAATGCTTCCTACGAGGTGAAACAGAGCGCCTTGGTGGAGAGCGGTATACCCTTTCAGATGAAAGTGAGCGACCTCTCCGTTCTAAAGGAGATCCGGATGTACTTCGTGACCTGCGCCTTTCACTTTAAAAGATAAAGCCATCATCATTTCAGTGAAAGCAAAAGTAAAAGCTGAAAGCTGAGGATACATATCATCTAAAAACAAATGGGGgacaatttcaaaaaaaaaaaaaaaaggagcttAATGGAAAAAATACCCAGAATAACTCCTTGAATTAGAAAATGACTTGCTGATTGACCTTGATCTCCTGCACAGAATCCAAAGAATTAAACAAATGATATTCTATGTGTAGGAGGCCACAAGAAATACGACAAGTTATACCTCGGGGAGGGTGAATGATGTGCTGAACGTGGGGATCTAGAGACCCTGCACAACACACAGGAAAAGGAGGATGAATTGAGCCAAGGCAGATAAAGTTCTACAATTATGTTTTCTAAGAGTAATAACATACAAAAGTAAAGTGTTAGAGGAGGGATTTGGTATTAATTTATACAAACTGGTAACTCGGAGACAAAAGATCAATCAAAGTACTCTCTTACAGGTGTGGAGGGATCATTTTCAGAGCAAGAGAAGGTCAAGCCActactctttctttcttttttctgatAATGAAGAAGGTCATGCCACTACTATTACCAGAGAGTGAGGTAAGTGCCCCCAAGTTTTATAGGCAAAAGAGCAGGGTAGTAAGCAGATAAACTTTGAAGATAACAAGTGCAACAAAAAGGAACATTCCCTCTTTTGTAGACTCTTAATAGCAAAGACAACACCCCTCCATCTATTTCCAACTTCGCTCCATCCACCAAAATGTCGTTACCCATACCTCAACCTCCCCTAGACCAGGTTAAAATAATCTTGCTTCTTTCCATTTGCTAACATCAACTTTTTTAGGAAAGAAACTTTGTTACTCCTCCATGTTCCTATATGTTTATACCCTTTCCGTTCTGAAAGTCAACAATTTTTCTCTAATAAATTTCTATTCTAGATTTAGAATTACTACAGTTTGGAATCTGATCTGCATTTTATATAGCATCTTAAAATCCCATTAAGGATGGATTCATGCCATCCGAACTCAAGAAAAGATAGTCACTGTCCTCAACAATCCAGATTAAAAATAACCCTGTTTGTTGTATTTACTAGCATCAACTTTTATAAGCAAGAAATTTCGTTATTACTCCATGTTCCCATATGTTGGTCTCATTTCCCTCTGGAAAGTTGAACAAATTTTCTCTAACGTAGTTTTATTTTAAACTTGGAGCTACTACAATTTGCAATTTGAATTGAAATTCATATAGCATCTCAAAATCTCATTTAGACTGTATCAATGGCGTCCAAACTCAGTCTAAAAACTAGTTACTACATAGTCCCTAAACAGCTGAAACGTGACAAGAAACTGCATACAAGAATTGATCAAGTGTTTATTATTGAGATACTAAAGCATGATTAATGTATATCATTATGTAAGTTGCAATCTTTCATATGATTCAAACACTTGTGCACACTTAATAGACAGCCATGCACTCTCTACCGATGCTAAAAGTGTTTCATGTGATAGTAGAGCCACAGATTCATGCAGATCAAGGTGGCGTGGACTACCATTGCTCCCCATACGTTTGCACCTCCGCATTGTTAAGGATGCTTTCGCCATAACTTCATGGATCtcagaaccccccccccccccccccacaaacaCAGAATAACACTCTCCTCCATATTACTCAAGTAAATTGGTCTAAATAGAATTCTGTCCCCACTTTTTTGCAACTCTTTTTCCAATACAATTCACCACTTGTGTGCCTTTACACTAATCATTCAGAAGTCAAACTTGACAGCTGCATTTTTGCAGCAAGGTGGAGATAGTGCGCTCTTCAGGCATACTAGCCCTATAACGGAGTCAAACCCTACCACACTCTCTTAGTATAAAGCGGAGCAGGATCGTTGGCCTGATCTGACACCCACCCCACCTCCGAATTCCTTGAGGTTTAAGACTTATCTTTTATCTCgtgagaatgcacgggagaaaaatctattattgattttctgtttaattataaTACAATGAACCCTATTTATACAATACATATCATACTCCTATTTTATGTGGCTAAGACTAATTCATATTATGtacataactatctaacactTCCCCTCAAGccaatatatacaaatcatatgtaccgagcttgttacatatgtaactaatacgaggaccagtatGGGACTTGGTGAAAATTtctgcaagctgatcattcgacttcacaaactttgtagcgaTATCTCCTTAGAGTAtctttctctgacgaagtgagagtcaatctcaatgtgtttagttctttcATGGAACACCgaatttgatgcaatatgaagggcagcttgattatcacacacaagttccatctaGCTAacctcaccaaatttcaactcattAAGCAAATATTTGATccaaactagctcacatgttgccacagccattgctcgatattctgcttctgcactagaccgagcaaccacattctgtttcttgctcttccaagacaccaaattacctcctactaaaacacaatatccagacgtagaatgtttatcagaaggtgatcctacCCAGTCAACATCTGAGTACCCAACAATTtgctcatggcctcgatcttCAAACAATAATCCTATGCCTGGAGCTGATTTTATATATTGaagaatgcggacaactgcatcccaatgactatcacagggagaatccaacAACTGACTTACCACACTCAAAGGAAAGGAAATATCAGGTCTAGTCAATATGAGGTAATTTATTTTACCAATCAGCCGCATATATCTTGCAGGAtagctaagcggctccccctgtcctggcagaagtttagaattcggatcaaTAGGACTGTCAACAGGTCTACAGCCTGTCATTCCtatctcctcaagaatgtctaaggcgcCGTTGTGAGAttacaatacctgagctagactgagcaacctcaatacctagaaaatactttaatctgcccagatccttagtctgaaagtgctgaaagagatgttgcttcaacttagtaataccatcctgatcattgccggtaataacaatatcatcaacataaaccgcCAGATAAATACCGAGATTTGAAGCAGAATGCcaataaaacacagagtgatcagttTCACTATGAGTCATGTCAAACTCCTAAATAACtatgctgaacttaccaaatcaggctcgaggagactgttTTAGACCATAGAGGTTCCGGCGCAACCAacatacaaggccactagactccccctgaacaacaaaaccaggtggatgctccatataaacctcatcctcaaggtcaccgtgaagaaaagcattcttaatgtcccactgatagagaggccaatggcaaacagcagccatggatagaaaaaaaCAGACTGATGCTACTTTAACtgcgggagagaaagtatcactgtaatcgagcccaaatatctgagtatacccTTTGGCAACAAAAcgagccttaagtcgatcaacctggCTATCTGGACCAATCTTGACTGCAtacacccaacgacaaccaacagtcgATTTACCcgaaggaagaggaacaagctcccaagtaccactcgtatgtaaagcagacatctcatCAATCATAGCTTGTCGCCACCTTGGATGAGACAGTGATTCACcagtagacttagggatggaaaaaGAGGACAAAGATGATACAAATGCACAATGAGGTGATGACAGACGAtggtaacttaaaccgacataatgggaattaggattaagtgtggaccgTATACCTTTCCGTAGTGCAatcggttgactaagaggagacaagtccacAGTATTAGcggggtcaggtgcaggacgtgaaccagttgggcctgatgctgggcgcggacgacgatgataagtcaggaGTGGTGGAGCTGTAGAAGGCTGAACTGGACTAGGTGGTGGAACTAGAGTTATAGgtggtggagtagcaactggagtTGTAGGTAGTGAAGTTGGAGTTGTAGAGGAAGATGAATGGGAgatagtgactgaatctccaaaagatgggACTAGTagcacctcagaaatatctaagtgattacctggacctgtgaagtatgattgggtttcaaagaaggtaacatgtGCCGCTGGAGGTTAGGAGAATAACATCGATATCCCTTCTCGAGTAACCCAAAAATACGCACTTAAgcgcacgaggagctaacttatcttttcctggagtaaggttatgaacaaaacacgtgctctcAAAGacacggggtggaagagagaacaaaggtaagtaaGGAAACAGGACAGCGAATGGAACTtgattctggatagctgaagatagcatacgattaataagatagcaagatgtaagaactgcatcccccaaaaacgcaacggaacatgAGATGGTATGAGTaaggtacgagcagtttcaataagatatttattctttctttcagctaccccattttgttgggatgtgtacggacaagatgtttgatgaataatcccatgagaattcataaactgctgaaatgggaaAGACAAATACTttagggcattatcactacgaaatgtgcggatagaaaccccaaattgattttgaatttgggtGTGAAAGGtctgaaaaatagaaaataactcaaatcgatttttcatcaaaaatatccaagtgcacctggaatgatcatcaatgaaactgacaaagtagcagaatcccaaggtagaactgacccgactaggagcCCAaccatctgaatggactaaagtaaaaggttaCTCTGCTCGATTATTAAaacgccgagggaaatgggagcgggtacgcttaccgagctgacatgactccgcactctagagtggacaagtgagataaaccaggtaccattttctgaagttttgacaaactgggatgtcccaactgtttatgtaataaatctagTGAATCAGTAACAGGAAAAGTTGTTGAaagaagacaagatgtgagtccatgtgattttgcaaggataaggtaatcAAGTCCATCTGATTCACGTCTGGTGCCAATGATCCGCCctgtactgcgttcctgtataaaaacaagatcatcaagaaataaacagagcatttaagtgatttggctatgCGACTAGcggctatgagattaaaaggactaccgGGAACATACagaactgaatctaaaggtaaggaaggaagtggactTGCTTGACCTATTCCAGTTGCCATGATTTGAGACTCGTTGGCCATTGTGACTGTTGGGAGAGATTGAAAAtatgaaatagtagtgaaaaaagatttgttaccagaaatatgatcagaTGCACctaaatcaatgacccaagactcagagaTTGAAGATTGGGAGACACAAGTCACGCTACTATCCGTTTGAACAACGGAAGATATCCTCGAAGATGTTTGTTTACATGCTTTGTACttaaggaactcaatataatccaataaAGAAACCATCTGGATTGGATTCAATGCATTGGATCCAACGGATTGTGAGTCAAAGGCTTCTGATACGAATGCCATTATAATGTTTACGCCGGAAAAAGCAGAAATTTTCTGGAAATTAATGTTCACGCCGGGGAAAAAATCATTGTTCACGCCGGAAAAGTATAAAAGTggtcaaaatttgatttaaactGGATGGATAGGCTCGGAATTGCGAGGAGAACAGACTGTCCTGAAGAAGTTTAGCCAAAATCTGGCCGGAAACAACCCCACGCGCCGGCTCGTGGACGTCGGAACTTCGCCGGAGAAATTCTTCTGGCGGCGGGGGAGGGCGCATGAGTCCTTTTCTGCCAAAGATTTTTTTAAGGGTTGGTCGGGCTCATCTACTTCCTGGTGGTGTTagtttttgcacaacactgacggATATTATTATTCTTGCAGACAGACCTATTTTTCCTGGAAAAAGGGCTTCCGGTTGACTGATTTCTCCTCCCGGAGTCgatggaatttatgcacagcgataaatTTCTCACGgttactctgataccatgtgagaatgcacgggagaaaaatccattattgattttctgtttaattataaTACAATGAACCCTATTTATACAATACATATCATACTTCTATTCTATGTGGGACTAGGACTAATTCATATTATGTACATAACTATCTAACATATCTAATTAATAGGAAGTGCCTAGGACTTAATAAAGGACTTCAGGTAAATAGGATCAACAAAGTACTCCGCACGCGGCATAACTGTTTGGTTGTTCACTATTAATCTCAACTCCCACCCTGGAGAAGACACGATATGATGTAGGCAAAGaatgaaataaaattttatttactaACTCGTTTGGTGATAATAATCAGGTATTGTATTGCCAGTAGATATTGGCAACATGAAAGCAATACTACAAGAAAGCTGTAAGACGGAAATAAGTAGATTAGTGACATCAAACGCTTACTTTCAATGTATAGCTAGCTTGCTTGCTTGCCCTTTTTTCACTACGGAGGGAGAGGTCTCCTTACCTTTGGTCTCATTCAAGACCTCACCAAAGAATTTCCCTTTTAATTTTGGTGTTTCATCAGCAGCAGTTTGTTTAGCAAGCAGTCATATTGCTTGAAAACACACACAATACACAATAGGAGATCAATGAGAAGAGAGATCGAGCAAAGTCTCATCGGCCTGGAAGAGATTGAGTGAAACCCTGGACACACAACCGAGAAGTTAAGGGACACAGACATAGAGGAATTAGTGTGCTGCTGAGGCTGGTTGGCAATTGAGAGGTTGTCGTGTCCAGTCATATAGGTCAGAGTTAGGCTACTATTTTTAGAAAGTAGCTTAAATTCTATTTCAGAAATTAGAGGAGAACATATAATTCCTTGTTGAATGTTGTGTACAGATTTCATTACATATGATAAATGTTGATGCTTATGAACTTtgactctccaaacttcaacaaATTGGCCGACACTACAAACCAGTGAAGAACTGGATAGTAAAGAATGcaggaaagaagaaagaaggcCAGAATGGTGTCAGCTGCAATGGGGAATTAAATGCAGGAAAGGAAATTGAATTGGGATGATAGTCTTGCTTTGCATTCATACTCTGTATTTTATGTCGTAGAGTGTATATGATGCGAAAGGCTATCCAGCCATTCAGGTAACAGGTAACAGATTTGCTATGTACCCTGGTTCAATGGGTTTCAACCCCTGGATGCTTCTTTACTAAATCATTTTACTTgccaaaccaaaaaaaaaaacttattcaaATCCTAACCTGTGTATTCTTCTTGAGCCATTTCTGTCAACATGGTCTAAATCATCTGTCGAGCGCACCCGAGGCTGGTGTTTCGGACTTGGCTCCAGTGCAGCATTTTTTTGTCTCGAATTGCTGGCATAATCGTCCTACAGTAGTTTGAGGTAAAGGATATGAACCCAAATAATTGCAGAAGCAGGCTGATACCAGGGAAACACaaacaaaagttaaaaaagaAAACCCAACTCTGGATAAAATAACTCTTTCATGGATATTATTTTAGTTACCATCATCTTCCTTTTCTCTTGATCCAGCTCCCTACTCTCTCTCTCCTTTTTCTTCTGAATCTCATTGGCAATTCGATCAGTCTCAGCCtagaaaaaatgaagaaaaaaggcTACTAACAAGAGGTACTTTTAAGACCACAAAGCAACAAAAAAAACAGCGAGAAACACCTTCTTCTTTCTCATTTCCTCTTCTTTGGCTTCTAGGAACTGCTGAGGAACACCGCTTGCATTGTTCTGTGCACTAAGTAGTAGCGCCCAAAGCTCTTTCATAAATTTGCCAGTGTTTCTTTCCATGAATCCAGTAAGTGAAATTTGAACCTCCTTGCCGTTAACTACCTGAAATCCATCACCAGTTTAATGTTACTTCtttcttgaaaaaaaaaatgttGAAAAGTAAAATCTGAGTGTTAATTATTAAAATCCGAATGTTAGCAAAACATAGTTAAATCAAGCAAACAAGTATAATGTATATTCCACCTTTCGTTCAAGAAGGCCATAAATGAAATTGATAAGA of Nicotiana tomentosiformis chromosome 7, ASM39032v3, whole genome shotgun sequence contains these proteins:
- the LOC104106080 gene encoding uncharacterized protein isoform X1, with product MSGGFFRGTSAEQDTRFSNKQAKLLKSQKFAPELEHLVDMTKVKMDVMKPWIAKRVTELIGFEDEVLINFIYGLLERKVVNGKEVQISLTGFMERNTGKFMKELWALLLSAQNNASGVPQQFLEAKEEEMRKKKAETDRIANEIQKKKERESRELDQEKRKMMDDYASNSRQKNAALEPSPKHQPRVRSTDDLDHVDRNGSRRIHRVSRSPRSAHHSPSPRRSRSISKSFSNSRSYSGERRRSRSTSGSPLERRGRSLSSERVYRSPPRRSVSPRRKHSPQQSLSPPRHRQRSTSRVRQGSPSVARYRRRSPFRRRRSPIRCRSRSPIQRRSRSPIRRRSRSPMWRRSRSPSRRSPVRYRSRSSIRCRSPLRRRTPNPTKRRSPSPVGRGYHRSPLSPRSSLSPAQRKSFISGRKRSLTPARRSISPQGSLSPSPIYHKFPSPIRKRILKNESSPVQSPRGRIRSREKYSPIRHAPPVKTEAHKGSRSLERRRPISSRSPQRDIYDLKDSRKKESLLPPRRRRSPSVSESPRSRSASESLPTKRERSPSENRGPRSTLNQRERKTIDTDSPNPRKLREHRVSSNISEKIADEKEMNHSREAFEHKPRSSRQIPTTPDPNKDLGKGRDEEEFSEFHSHSDRLESRKRNEVMKSEKFSAMMEQTKELDQQKSPSIHRHSHSVKRERESYAGESFKAEKENLSHANYIKGKELLESETPLTSSRKAEQNDQSGDDGSGSEESEKRRAKVKEKRKHKRSGKYESSSDDSYDSDVEGRKEAKRRRKEERRWKKEEKRRRREERQRRKEERHAQKLKLKSANAMSSPSDTERNPDCHASYDEHLRKGDVEESESVQKRLEIELREKALESLRAKKGISH
- the LOC104106080 gene encoding uncharacterized protein isoform X2 translates to MSGGFFRGTSAEQDTRFSNKQAKLLKSQKFAPELEHLVDMTKVKMDVMKPWIAKRVTELIGFEDEVLINFIYGLLERKVVNGKEVQISLTGFMERNTGKFMKELWALLLSAQNNASGVPQQFLEAKEEEMRKKKAETDRIANEIQKKKERESRELDQEKRKMMDDYASNSRQKNAALEPSPKHQPRVRSTDDLDHVDRNGSRRIHRSREKYSPIRHAPPVKTEAHKGSRSLERRRPISSRSPQRDIYDLKDSRKKESLLPPRRRRSPSVSESPRSRSASESLPTKRERSPSENRGPRSTLNQRERKTIDTDSPNPRKLREHRVSSNISEKIADEKEMNHSREAFEHKPRSSRQIPTTPDPNKDLGKGRDEEEFSEFHSHSDRLESRKRNEVMKSEKFSAMMEQTKELDQQKSPSIHRHSHSVKRERESYAGESFKAEKENLSHANYIKGKELLESETPLTSSRKAEQNDQSGDDGSGSEESEKRRAKVKEKRKHKRSGKYESSSDDSYDSDVEGRKEAKRRRKEERRWKKEEKRRRREERQRRKEERHAQKLKLKSANAMSSPSDTERNPDCHASYDEHLRKGDVEESESVQKRLEIELREKALESLRAKKGISH